In one window of Saprospiraceae bacterium DNA:
- a CDS encoding MFS transporter, producing the protein MQQNKIPTNYGALSTLITVFFFWGFIASGNGVFIPFCKDYFQLDQFQSQLVDFAFYGAYYLGALFLFVYSNWKQNDLVSGWGYKKSIIYGLLFSLLGSIAMIASVEFGSRENGFTFFLVSFFILALGFSLQQTAANPFAISLGDPSTGSHRVNLGGGINSFGTAIGPIIVALALFGATHYDDQALQSLSLNRVVGLYIGVGLLFLIAALLFAFSKKVPDASVQSNFESAPKAVWLLLAMTIGFIACFMQVFNSYRTEWSEADLQGVEWNRMLWLIAVLVILFAGLWASFSWSQKNQTGWGALKYPQLSLGMLAIFMYVGVEVTIQSNMGELLKSPEFGQIQTSAIAPFISMFWGSLMIGRWTGALPVFKLSVQTKKIMMIVVPLIAFGVVQLVNRIAGKDMSPLNAYIICVAGLILAFFLAGDKPAKTLILFSSLAMVCMLTGLFTSGIVSIYAFLSGGLFCSVMWPCIFSLSIAGLGKYEGQGAALLIMMILGGAIIPPLQGKLADLSSIGIHRSYGLTVVCFAYLAFFGYAVRKLLLKQGIDYDGQIDQGH; encoded by the coding sequence ATGCAACAAAACAAAATTCCAACCAATTACGGCGCATTGTCTACGCTGATCACCGTATTTTTTTTCTGGGGTTTTATCGCATCCGGCAATGGAGTGTTCATTCCATTCTGCAAGGATTATTTTCAACTCGACCAATTTCAAAGCCAGTTGGTTGATTTCGCCTTCTATGGCGCTTATTATCTGGGTGCTTTATTTTTGTTTGTTTACAGCAATTGGAAACAAAACGATTTGGTTTCAGGTTGGGGTTACAAAAAAAGTATTATCTATGGTTTGTTGTTTTCTTTGCTGGGCTCCATAGCCATGATTGCCAGTGTTGAATTTGGATCGAGAGAAAATGGCTTTACTTTTTTTCTGGTTTCATTTTTTATCCTTGCGTTAGGATTTTCTTTGCAACAAACGGCTGCAAATCCCTTTGCCATTTCTCTGGGCGATCCTTCAACAGGTTCACACCGGGTCAACCTGGGCGGTGGAATCAATTCGTTTGGAACAGCTATTGGCCCGATCATCGTAGCACTGGCCCTTTTTGGAGCAACACATTACGACGATCAGGCATTGCAAAGTTTAAGTCTCAACAGAGTCGTTGGGCTCTATATCGGAGTAGGCTTGCTGTTTTTGATCGCCGCTTTGTTGTTTGCATTTTCCAAAAAAGTTCCGGATGCCAGCGTGCAAAGTAATTTTGAAAGCGCCCCTAAAGCTGTATGGCTATTACTGGCCATGACCATCGGTTTCATCGCCTGTTTCATGCAGGTGTTCAACAGTTACAGAACAGAATGGAGTGAAGCTGATTTGCAGGGGGTCGAATGGAACCGGATGCTCTGGTTGATTGCCGTTCTGGTTATATTGTTTGCAGGTTTATGGGCTTCATTCAGTTGGTCTCAAAAAAATCAAACCGGCTGGGGCGCCTTGAAATATCCTCAGCTATCATTAGGGATGCTTGCCATATTTATGTACGTGGGTGTAGAAGTTACGATTCAAAGCAACATGGGCGAACTTTTAAAAAGTCCTGAATTCGGACAAATCCAAACATCTGCCATTGCCCCTTTCATTTCGATGTTTTGGGGAAGTTTAATGATTGGAAGATGGACAGGTGCACTTCCTGTTTTCAAACTCAGCGTCCAGACCAAAAAAATAATGATGATCGTCGTTCCATTGATCGCATTCGGTGTCGTTCAATTGGTGAATCGAATTGCCGGTAAAGACATGAGCCCTTTGAATGCTTATATCATTTGTGTGGCGGGGCTGATCCTGGCCTTCTTTCTGGCTGGTGATAAACCGGCTAAAACTTTGATACTGTTCAGCAGTCTGGCAATGGTTTGTATGCTCACCGGATTATTTACCAGCGGCATCGTTTCAATTTATGCTTTTCTCAGTGGGGGCTTATTTTGTTCCGTCATGTGGCCCTGCATTTTTTCGCTTTCCATTGCAGGGCTGGGTAAATACGAAGGCCAGGGTGCAGCCCTGCTGATTATGATGATCTTAGGTGGAGCGATCATCCCGCCTCTCCAGGGCAAACTTGCTGACTTGAGCAGCATTGGGATTCACCGTTCATACGGACTAACAGTTGTATGTTTTGCCTACCTGGCATTTTTTGGATATGCGGTCAGAAAACTGTTGTTAAAACAAGGCATTGATTACGACGGACAAATCGATCAGGGACATTGA
- a CDS encoding outer membrane beta-barrel protein, which yields MKKFIILILVLQALTPNAQEIQAIESQTFDQVLQLSEDFRKLKENYKKGEIDKETYKYNGREILSQLSAVSYEGYEKLSYEPVQTTSTVNHEDISTNGMPADTTPQDFDMPDMGSGRSPMGLLSGNKKRTSFKLRYGMYWNSLKQGKKNSAITYPDFNTGSSYSWFGEFDILLNTRLGAAKSPWSLYYGIGWDNRGFVQKKNVQKLSLVQGDVTFSSPTEKVDRSRLDLGFFRIPLGLQFKSKKFAVNLGGYLGLSTSHTQTLEYKTPDDEEAELILDKDYNFTKTNYGLSASIGYKRIHIGVNYDLNTLFKDSDDYEFNAWRIGLLIF from the coding sequence ATGAAAAAATTCATTATTTTAATTTTGGTTTTACAGGCATTAACCCCAAATGCGCAGGAAATTCAAGCCATTGAAAGCCAAACATTTGACCAGGTTTTACAGCTTTCAGAAGATTTCAGAAAGCTAAAAGAGAATTACAAAAAAGGTGAAATCGATAAGGAGACCTATAAGTATAACGGAAGAGAAATTCTCAGTCAATTGAGTGCAGTATCTTATGAGGGTTATGAAAAACTAAGTTATGAGCCAGTCCAAACGACATCCACAGTAAATCATGAAGATATATCGACGAATGGAATGCCGGCTGACACCACCCCACAGGACTTTGATATGCCGGATATGGGTTCAGGGAGAAGTCCGATGGGATTGTTGTCGGGTAACAAAAAAAGAACTTCGTTTAAATTGCGATACGGAATGTATTGGAACAGTTTAAAGCAAGGGAAAAAGAATTCAGCTATTACTTATCCCGATTTTAATACAGGGAGTTCCTACAGTTGGTTTGGAGAATTTGATATCCTGCTTAATACAAGACTGGGCGCGGCAAAAAGTCCTTGGAGTCTTTATTATGGAATCGGCTGGGACAACCGGGGTTTTGTTCAAAAGAAAAATGTTCAAAAATTAAGTCTGGTTCAGGGTGACGTAACTTTTTCAAGCCCCACAGAAAAAGTTGATCGCTCAAGACTGGATTTGGGTTTTTTCCGAATCCCTTTAGGACTTCAATTCAAATCCAAAAAATTTGCTGTAAATCTCGGTGGATATCTAGGTCTCAGCACTTCGCATACCCAAACTTTGGAATACAAAACTCCTGATGACGAAGAAGCTGAACTCATTCTGGATAAAGATTACAACTTTACAAAAACCAATTACGGACTGAGTGCTTCCATCGGCTATAAAAGAATTCATATTGGAGTCAATTACGATCTGAATACTTTATTTAAAGATTCAGATGATTACGAATTTAATGCCTGGAGGATTGGCTTGTTGATTTTTTAA
- a CDS encoding SLBB domain-containing protein: MCPDAYAFRKHDEIYTCDLNHALPMKTLYCFILVVSLVVLNTGLWNLCAQSIPYSESKARQELESRGISEEELRIKLLEKGIDLNSLDQLTAEQALSIQSEIESAIKELEQEKLEKSSRKNIPSAVDKKSNQAGKPIGNKEPGIDDNSGIQKKDSSETPLQSGTNELEIWGHHIFKENRFKVYRFGEDQNPPGNYVLGPGDELTISIWGLSQYNDVFEIQPDGYILPSRMPRIFLKGLSLDRARKLVRDLYKRYYRFQDHQFDLSLNSSRTININVFGEVRQVGGISLPAVNTAFNVLAAAGGPTEIGSVRRIKVIRQGKTSILDVYKFMESPQVEKDFYLDHNDVLQVPVADKVVQITGAVSRPYRYELLENENLNQLLHFAGGLSEDAITKTIQIERIQNDKRVIIDVPFDDLRNKKADFALKKGDKIQVYAIQTKAEELLFVSGEVRAEAGYQFVEGMKISDLISKIDFTSESNLDIAFLKRKNTNGTFSMMRVNLNAVLGGDVKENLMLKAQDELRIYKNSNFVDQAYVSVHGAVRQEGKFNFNPKEDTRVKDLILLSGGLKSDAYNSALLYRKNPNNNKDLEVIRVQLDEIMSTENSGLNIYLKNFDSLVILSQSHFDDALYVEISGAVRNPGRYAYGKGMTLTDLVSLASGYTFFAASNRIDVFRMQVKNGESAKTVVKTISTGIPLQSGPNSSNYELEPFDIIVVRSQPEFRFQQIVQLEGEVKYPGPYALINPNERLSDLVTRAGGLSPEAFPAGATLFRSNDSIGYVVIDLNLALEKVKSHANIILKEGDYIFIPKQKDLVRIAGATNAQDLYPDKLFSNNNAISVAFQEGKSAKYYIDHYAAGISKTGDAQKVTVEHANGRIDRTRNFLFFKVYPKVTKGSVVNVGYKEQKQAKIKSEKKDVDWAKVVADSIAQATAILSLILLIDRID, encoded by the coding sequence ATGTGTCCGGATGCATATGCATTCAGAAAACATGATGAAATTTATACCTGCGATTTAAATCATGCATTGCCCATGAAAACATTGTATTGCTTTATTCTCGTGGTTTCTTTGGTAGTCCTGAATACTGGATTATGGAATTTGTGTGCACAGAGTATTCCTTACTCTGAATCAAAAGCCAGACAGGAGTTGGAATCCAGAGGAATCAGCGAGGAGGAATTGAGGATAAAACTGTTGGAAAAAGGAATTGATCTGAATAGTCTGGATCAACTCACTGCGGAACAAGCCTTGTCCATCCAATCGGAGATTGAATCCGCAATAAAAGAACTGGAGCAGGAAAAGTTGGAAAAATCATCCAGAAAAAATATCCCGTCGGCAGTAGATAAGAAATCAAATCAAGCCGGGAAACCGATTGGAAACAAAGAGCCAGGTATCGATGACAATTCAGGAATTCAAAAAAAAGACAGCTCAGAAACACCATTGCAATCCGGGACGAATGAACTGGAAATCTGGGGGCATCATATTTTTAAAGAGAACAGGTTTAAAGTATATCGTTTTGGCGAAGACCAAAACCCTCCGGGGAATTATGTTTTAGGGCCGGGCGATGAACTTACCATCAGCATCTGGGGATTAAGCCAATACAACGATGTTTTTGAAATTCAACCGGATGGATACATCCTGCCATCCAGGATGCCCAGAATATTTCTGAAAGGACTTTCGCTGGATAGGGCAAGAAAACTTGTGAGAGATTTATACAAGCGGTATTATCGATTTCAGGACCATCAGTTTGATCTTAGCCTGAATTCATCCCGGACCATCAATATTAATGTTTTTGGTGAAGTCAGACAAGTTGGAGGGATTTCGCTTCCTGCAGTGAATACAGCTTTCAATGTTCTGGCTGCAGCGGGAGGGCCAACCGAAATTGGAAGCGTCAGAAGAATCAAAGTTATACGACAGGGGAAAACGAGCATTTTGGATGTATACAAATTCATGGAGTCGCCACAGGTAGAAAAGGACTTTTATCTGGATCACAACGACGTCCTTCAGGTACCGGTTGCAGATAAGGTTGTTCAAATAACAGGGGCAGTCAGCAGACCATACCGTTACGAATTGCTTGAAAATGAAAATCTGAATCAACTTTTACATTTTGCCGGAGGCTTGTCTGAAGATGCTATTACCAAGACCATTCAGATTGAACGGATCCAAAACGATAAACGAGTCATCATCGATGTTCCTTTTGATGATTTGCGAAATAAAAAAGCGGATTTTGCTTTGAAAAAAGGCGACAAGATTCAGGTTTATGCCATTCAGACAAAGGCAGAAGAACTTTTGTTCGTGAGCGGAGAAGTGCGGGCAGAAGCGGGGTATCAGTTTGTCGAGGGAATGAAAATTTCAGATTTGATTTCCAAAATTGATTTCACCAGCGAATCCAATCTCGACATAGCTTTTCTAAAAAGGAAAAATACCAATGGAACATTCTCTATGATGAGAGTCAACCTGAATGCAGTTTTAGGCGGTGATGTCAAAGAAAATTTGATGCTCAAGGCGCAGGACGAATTGAGGATATATAAAAACAGCAATTTTGTCGACCAGGCCTATGTCAGTGTGCATGGAGCCGTCAGACAGGAAGGAAAATTCAATTTCAATCCGAAGGAAGATACCCGGGTTAAAGATCTGATCTTATTATCGGGGGGATTAAAATCGGATGCCTACAACAGTGCCCTGTTGTACCGCAAAAATCCAAACAACAATAAAGACCTCGAAGTGATCCGGGTACAGCTGGATGAAATCATGTCTACTGAAAATTCAGGATTGAATATCTATCTCAAAAATTTCGACAGCCTGGTGATCCTTTCTCAAAGTCATTTTGATGATGCCTTGTATGTCGAAATTTCAGGAGCGGTTAGAAATCCCGGAAGGTATGCTTATGGGAAGGGGATGACCCTGACTGATCTCGTCAGCCTGGCCAGTGGTTATACTTTTTTTGCTGCATCAAACAGGATTGATGTTTTTCGCATGCAGGTTAAAAACGGAGAATCCGCCAAAACCGTTGTTAAAACGATCAGCACAGGTATTCCTTTACAAAGCGGACCGAATTCTTCGAATTACGAATTGGAACCCTTTGACATCATTGTGGTGAGAAGCCAGCCTGAATTCAGGTTTCAGCAAATAGTTCAACTTGAAGGTGAAGTCAAATATCCGGGGCCCTATGCATTAATCAATCCTAACGAACGTTTGTCTGATTTGGTCACGCGTGCGGGAGGTTTGAGTCCGGAAGCTTTTCCTGCAGGGGCAACATTATTCAGAAGCAACGACAGCATTGGATATGTCGTCATTGACCTCAATCTTGCCTTGGAGAAAGTAAAATCTCACGCCAATATCATACTCAAGGAAGGCGATTATATTTTTATTCCCAAACAGAAAGATCTGGTGAGAATTGCAGGTGCTACCAATGCCCAGGACCTGTATCCCGATAAATTATTCTCCAACAACAACGCCATTTCAGTGGCATTTCAGGAAGGCAAATCGGCCAAATATTACATCGATCATTATGCAGCAGGAATTTCCAAAACAGGAGATGCTCAAAAGGTTACAGTGGAGCATGCCAATGGCCGGATCGATCGCACCCGAAATTTTTTATTTTTCAAGGTATATCCAAAAGTTACCAAAGGCTCTGTGGTCAATGTTGGCTACAAGGAGCAGAAGCAAGCCAAAATCAAAAGCGAAAAGAAGGATGTAGATTGGGCTAAAGTTGTTGCTGATTCAATAGCTCAAGCTACAGCGATCTTATCGTTGATCTTATTGATAGATCGGATTGATTAG
- the rfbB gene encoding dTDP-glucose 4,6-dehydratase yields the protein MDKRLLVTGGAGFIGSHLVRRLVQQYPDYKIYNLDLLTYAGNLENLSDIEHFGNYHFIRADITDFIKVAEVFNNFGITDVIHLAAESHVDRSISDPTAFMKTNILGTMNLLLAAREAWKSDYSAHRFYHISTDEVYGSLGPEGAFTEHTAYDPRSPYSASKAGSDHMVRAFFHTYGLPVIVSNCSNNYGPNQFPEKLIPLIINNILHQRELPVYGQGLNVRDWLWVKDHVSAIDLLFHQAKPGQTYNIGGRCEKTNIELVGMLCDLMDQKLNRTPGSSRQLIRYVKDRPGHDLRYAIDSGKIENELGWKPSIGLEEGLVATIDWYLSHQDWLKNVTSGSYMDYYKKHYSK from the coding sequence ATGGATAAAAGGCTTTTGGTTACGGGTGGTGCAGGATTTATTGGTTCGCATTTGGTGAGAAGACTGGTGCAGCAGTATCCGGACTACAAAATCTACAATTTGGATCTGCTCACTTATGCTGGCAATCTCGAAAATTTGTCAGACATAGAGCACTTCGGCAATTATCATTTCATCCGGGCTGATATAACAGATTTTATTAAAGTCGCAGAAGTTTTTAACAATTTCGGGATCACCGATGTGATCCATCTTGCTGCAGAATCTCATGTCGATCGTTCGATTTCCGACCCAACGGCATTCATGAAAACCAACATCCTGGGTACGATGAATTTGTTATTGGCCGCCAGGGAAGCCTGGAAATCCGATTATTCTGCACACCGGTTTTACCACATCAGCACCGATGAAGTGTATGGGTCGCTGGGACCTGAAGGAGCGTTTACAGAACATACAGCCTATGACCCCCGCTCGCCTTACTCGGCGTCCAAAGCGGGTTCAGACCATATGGTACGAGCGTTTTTCCACACCTATGGACTACCTGTGATCGTGTCCAATTGCTCTAATAATTACGGGCCGAATCAGTTTCCGGAAAAGCTGATCCCCCTCATTATCAACAACATATTGCATCAGAGAGAATTGCCGGTGTACGGACAGGGATTGAATGTACGCGACTGGTTGTGGGTGAAAGATCACGTTTCGGCAATTGACCTTTTGTTTCATCAGGCAAAACCCGGCCAGACATACAACATTGGCGGGCGATGTGAAAAGACCAATATTGAACTGGTAGGTATGCTTTGCGACCTTATGGATCAAAAACTAAATCGAACTCCTGGCAGTTCCAGGCAATTGATCCGTTATGTAAAAGACCGGCCTGGCCACGATTTGAGATATGCCATAGATTCTGGTAAGATTGAAAATGAATTGGGCTGGAAACCTTCCATCGGGCTGGAAGAAGGCCTGGTAGCCACCATCGATTGGTATCTTTCACACCAGGATTGGTTGAAAAATGTAACTTCGGGATCCTATATGGATTATTACAAAAAACATTATTCAAAATAA
- a CDS encoding SDR family oxidoreductase, with the protein MNPAKILITGAAGFIGSHLCDRFIREGFQVIGMDNLLTGSLSNISHLFKLKEFEFYHHDISKFVHVPGKLDYILHFASPASPIDYLKMPIQTLKVGSLGTHNLLGLAREKKARILIASTSEVYGDPLVHPQTEDYWGHVNPIGPRGVYDEAKRFQEAITMAYHRYHGLETRIVRIFNTYGPRMRVDDGRVLPAFFKQAILGEDLSIFGDGSQTRSFCYVDDLVEGIYRLLFSDYVNPVNLGNPQEICIRDFAEEILKLVPGSPSKISYHPLPEDDPKQRRPDISLAQRILGWEPLVDRKPGLARTYAYFKEVLSEKTT; encoded by the coding sequence ATGAACCCTGCTAAAATATTAATTACCGGTGCGGCCGGTTTTATCGGATCTCATCTGTGCGATCGTTTTATTCGCGAAGGATTTCAGGTTATTGGAATGGATAATCTGCTTACGGGATCGCTGAGTAACATCAGTCATCTTTTTAAATTAAAGGAATTCGAGTTTTACCATCACGACATAAGCAAGTTCGTACATGTGCCAGGTAAGCTCGATTACATACTTCATTTCGCATCACCGGCTTCGCCCATCGATTATTTAAAAATGCCTATTCAAACCCTGAAAGTGGGTTCTTTGGGGACTCATAATTTACTGGGATTGGCCAGGGAGAAGAAAGCAAGAATATTGATCGCCTCGACATCTGAGGTTTACGGAGATCCATTGGTTCATCCTCAGACTGAAGATTATTGGGGGCATGTCAATCCGATCGGGCCGCGTGGGGTTTACGATGAGGCGAAACGCTTCCAGGAAGCCATTACGATGGCATATCATCGGTATCATGGTCTCGAAACCAGAATTGTCAGAATTTTTAATACCTACGGACCCCGGATGCGGGTGGATGATGGACGGGTGCTTCCTGCATTTTTTAAACAGGCTATATTAGGTGAAGACCTCAGCATTTTTGGAGATGGTTCTCAAACGCGTTCGTTCTGTTATGTGGACGATCTGGTAGAAGGTATATACAGGCTGCTGTTCAGCGATTATGTGAACCCGGTCAATCTCGGCAACCCACAGGAAATTTGCATACGCGACTTTGCAGAGGAAATTTTAAAATTGGTCCCGGGCAGCCCTTCCAAAATAAGCTACCATCCATTGCCCGAAGACGATCCGAAACAAAGAAGGCCGGATATCAGTCTTGCTCAAAGAATTCTCGGGTGGGAGCCATTGGTCGACAGGAAACCGGGACTTGCCAGGACGTATGCTTATTTTAAGGAAGTGTTGTCTGAAAAAACTACCTAA
- a CDS encoding 3-deoxy-D-manno-octulosonic acid transferase, producing MLVLYGILMEIYFGGIRLMSPFLNSAKAFTAGRKNWKTKMQVFNNQYPSTGRKRLWLHASSLGEFEQGRELLEKIRAEFPDWLIVLSFFSPSGFEKRKDYPHADLVCYFPSDRYSDVQSFLDLLHPDLVVFVKYDFWFILLSQLHRRKIPFFFISAIFRKNHFLLHRYLKSFLKRVMNAKHIFLLDKPSETYLKAKTYTNISVAGDTRMDRVYKIAGASYSDGRLNSFCADAPVLICGSVWSSDFKILTPGLKNLIERGWKLILVPHKIDKSNLDACSKAFHGQFQFYSRYVDSLESKVLIVDEIGHLAYIYRYASLAYVGGGFGKGIHNILEAAVYGIPVCFGPRYQKFPEAAELINRGLAYPIEYKHELVGFAIRTQRSSMVYKEKILAYFAENLGASDRIFEVLKTYLKP from the coding sequence ATGTTAGTCCTGTATGGCATTTTGATGGAAATTTATTTCGGAGGCATTCGCTTGATGTCCCCATTCTTGAACTCTGCGAAAGCATTTACTGCCGGACGAAAAAACTGGAAGACAAAAATGCAGGTGTTCAACAACCAATATCCTTCTACCGGAAGAAAGCGCTTGTGGCTTCATGCATCGTCGCTGGGCGAGTTTGAACAGGGAAGAGAACTTCTGGAAAAAATCAGAGCTGAATTTCCGGATTGGTTGATCGTGCTGAGCTTTTTTTCCCCTTCGGGTTTTGAAAAACGAAAAGACTATCCACATGCTGATCTGGTCTGTTATTTTCCATCAGATCGTTATTCGGATGTACAATCATTCTTGGATCTTCTTCATCCGGATTTAGTCGTGTTTGTTAAATACGATTTCTGGTTTATACTGCTCTCCCAACTTCATCGAAGAAAGATTCCGTTCTTTTTTATCTCTGCCATCTTCAGAAAAAATCACTTTTTGCTACACCGGTATTTAAAATCCTTTCTGAAACGGGTTATGAATGCCAAACATATTTTCCTATTGGATAAGCCAAGTGAAACTTACCTCAAAGCAAAAACATACACAAATATTTCGGTGGCGGGAGATACCCGTATGGATCGGGTTTATAAAATTGCCGGGGCGTCCTATTCCGACGGCCGGTTGAATTCATTTTGTGCCGATGCTCCCGTACTCATCTGTGGCAGTGTATGGTCCTCAGATTTCAAAATTCTGACTCCGGGTCTAAAAAACCTGATCGAACGGGGGTGGAAACTGATCCTGGTCCCACATAAAATCGACAAAAGCAATTTGGATGCTTGCAGCAAAGCTTTTCATGGGCAGTTTCAATTTTATTCCCGATACGTCGATTCCCTGGAATCAAAAGTACTTATAGTCGATGAAATAGGCCATCTGGCATACATCTACAGGTATGCATCCCTGGCTTATGTCGGAGGAGGCTTTGGTAAAGGCATTCACAACATCCTGGAAGCCGCTGTCTATGGAATTCCCGTTTGTTTTGGACCACGTTACCAAAAATTCCCGGAAGCTGCAGAGTTGATCAACCGGGGCCTGGCTTACCCCATTGAATACAAACACGAACTGGTGGGTTTTGCCATACGAACCCAGAGAAGCTCGATGGTATATAAAGAAAAAATACTGGCGTACTTTGCAGAAAATTTAGGTGCCAGTGACCGGATCTTTGAAGTTTTAAAAACATATTTAAAGCCTTGA
- a CDS encoding T9SS type A sorting domain-containing protein: MKRIFTVLSILFTSLGLVQAQTILWGGPSDPNSTFMGGMNGWTTQGLSSADPAKADSATWYYSAAANAAGGAYWGARGQIQSPSRANGAMVFNSDFYDNAGIVGNFGNGKCPAPHTGVLVSPVIDCSAFPGVALKFNQYYRNFQSTTFVDISNDGGANWTSFQVNETIPVNQETATNNQITIDISNVAAQQANVQIRFRFEGEYYFWIIDDVQLIDVPAFDLALNSHFYTPAAYRQPKDQICFDTMIFSANLNNKGSMAQTNVVLVGEILDIDRKTVLFRDSVIVARLETTDDDTTFRTDNYFVPNKLPFGRYYFRYTVYGLDANGDYNQIDNIRLDSFEVSLDDYTKAPRATSGVRAGSGAGYIFGNLYRTSNCWNANDQWKATKTRFSMVANPGGTLDAYSVSIYFLKVNDDIEQDWSNFDGTGGITSPSIEILSAESFTGTTEQNFQLIEVDLTDFNTGDPGILLKPNSRYFIGTEHPPTPTGAVPIFHSISNEKSYNAQAFSTFVIDAAGEWFNGFQGVNTPIQELQLALVSSTDEKPLADHTMEVYPNPVADGVLKVSLNFEKATDANITLAQLDGKIVGFDSHKAIDKSIIPVSVQDLNAGTYLIRVSTEEGTLTKKFTVIK; encoded by the coding sequence ATGAAAAGAATCTTTACAGTTTTATCAATTTTATTCACGAGCCTTGGCCTTGTCCAGGCACAAACGATCCTTTGGGGTGGACCTTCAGATCCTAACTCTACATTTATGGGAGGTATGAACGGATGGACTACACAGGGCTTAAGTTCTGCCGATCCGGCAAAAGCCGATTCGGCTACTTGGTATTACAGCGCAGCCGCGAATGCTGCCGGAGGTGCTTACTGGGGCGCAAGAGGTCAAATCCAGTCTCCATCGCGTGCAAATGGGGCCATGGTATTCAACTCCGACTTTTACGACAATGCAGGAATTGTTGGCAATTTTGGCAATGGCAAGTGTCCGGCTCCTCACACCGGAGTATTAGTCAGCCCGGTCATCGATTGTTCAGCATTCCCGGGTGTTGCTTTGAAATTCAATCAGTATTACCGGAATTTCCAGTCCACTACATTTGTCGATATCAGTAATGACGGTGGCGCAAACTGGACTTCTTTCCAGGTGAATGAAACCATTCCTGTTAATCAGGAGACGGCAACCAACAATCAAATTACAATTGACATTTCGAATGTTGCTGCTCAGCAAGCCAATGTCCAGATTCGCTTCCGTTTTGAAGGCGAATATTACTTCTGGATCATCGACGATGTTCAGTTAATCGATGTACCTGCATTCGATTTGGCTTTGAACAGTCATTTCTATACACCTGCTGCTTATCGTCAGCCTAAAGATCAGATCTGCTTTGATACGATGATCTTCTCTGCCAATTTGAACAACAAAGGCAGCATGGCTCAAACGAATGTGGTTCTGGTTGGAGAAATTCTCGATATCGACAGAAAAACAGTGCTTTTCAGAGACTCTGTTATTGTTGCCAGACTCGAAACTACTGATGACGATACAACATTCCGTACGGACAATTACTTTGTTCCAAATAAATTGCCATTTGGAAGGTATTATTTCCGCTATACCGTTTATGGTTTGGATGCAAATGGAGACTACAATCAGATTGATAACATACGTCTCGATTCTTTTGAAGTATCCCTTGACGATTACACAAAAGCACCACGTGCAACGAGTGGAGTTAGAGCCGGATCTGGTGCAGGTTATATTTTTGGAAACCTTTACAGAACTTCAAACTGTTGGAATGCAAATGATCAGTGGAAAGCAACTAAAACGCGTTTTTCAATGGTGGCCAATCCGGGTGGAACTTTAGATGCATATTCTGTATCTATTTATTTTTTGAAAGTCAATGACGATATTGAACAAGACTGGTCAAATTTTGATGGAACTGGAGGTATCACTTCTCCATCGATTGAAATTTTATCGGCAGAGTCTTTTACAGGAACAACAGAGCAGAATTTTCAATTGATAGAAGTGGATCTGACTGATTTTAATACAGGAGATCCTGGCATCTTGTTGAAACCCAATTCCAGATATTTCATTGGAACAGAACATCCACCAACACCAACTGGTGCGGTTCCAATTTTCCATTCCATCAGCAACGAGAAAAGTTACAATGCTCAGGCATTTTCAACTTTTGTGATAGATGCTGCCGGAGAATGGTTCAATGGATTCCAAGGTGTAAATACTCCAATTCAGGAACTTCAGCTTGCCTTGGTTTCAAGTACAGACGAGAAGCCATTAGCAGATCATACCATGGAAGTATATCCTAATCCGGTAGCCGATGGAGTGCTCAAAGTTTCTTTAAACTTTGAAAAAGCTACAGACGCCAACATCACTTTGGCTCAGCTGGATGGTAAAATTGTTGGATTCGACAGCCATAAAGCTATTGACAAAAGCATCATCCCGGTTTCAGTTCAGGATTTGAATGCAGGTACTTACCTCATTCGCGTATCTACTGAAGAAGGAACGTTAACCAAGAAATTCACAGTGATAAAATAA